In uncultured Methanobrevibacter sp., the following proteins share a genomic window:
- a CDS encoding (R)-citramalate synthase, whose product MNINILDTTLRDGEQTPGVSLTSQEKFRIATKLDEIGVNFIEAGSAITSEGERESIKEISAQGFNAEILSFSRPLNVDIDYCLDCDVDAVNLVVPTSDLHISDKLKISKDELLDLSNNAVDYCKDHGLIVELSAEDASRSDVDFLKNIYVNAIDHGVDRICVCDTVGILTPDTSYDLFSKLNDIKVPISCHCHNDFGLAVANTLSAIKGGASEIHTTINGIGERAGNTSFEECVVSIDRLLPDFSTGIKINQIYDVSKLVARLTGVYIQPNKAIVGENAFAHESGIHSDGIIKNSATYEPMTPELVGRTRKFIIGKHMGTHGLNSRLKEIGLEVNESQLKQICDDIKDLADMGKTVTDVDLQVIADNVLEINHEDRIKLDEITIVSGNKVMPTASVKLIVDGEEILNAGVGIGPVDAAINAIKSLGMFKDIELIEYHVDSITGGTDAFIDVIIKLQKEDNVVSARGTEADIINASVKAYIAGVNRLLRD is encoded by the coding sequence AAATTGGAGTTAATTTTATTGAAGCAGGTTCTGCAATTACTTCTGAAGGTGAAAGAGAATCCATTAAAGAAATTTCAGCACAAGGTTTCAATGCTGAAATTTTAAGTTTTTCAAGACCATTAAATGTTGATATAGATTATTGTTTAGACTGTGATGTTGATGCGGTAAATCTTGTTGTTCCCACTTCTGACTTGCATATTTCAGATAAGTTAAAAATTTCAAAGGATGAACTTTTGGATTTGTCCAACAATGCTGTTGATTACTGTAAGGACCATGGTTTGATTGTTGAATTGTCTGCTGAAGATGCTTCCAGAAGTGATGTTGATTTCTTAAAAAATATATATGTTAATGCTATAGATCATGGTGTAGATAGGATCTGTGTTTGTGATACTGTAGGTATTTTAACACCAGATACTTCTTATGATTTGTTTTCTAAATTAAACGATATCAAAGTTCCTATTTCATGTCATTGTCATAATGATTTTGGCCTTGCTGTTGCTAATACTTTATCTGCAATCAAGGGTGGAGCATCTGAAATTCACACAACCATTAATGGTATAGGTGAGAGAGCTGGAAATACTTCCTTTGAAGAATGTGTTGTAAGTATTGACAGATTGCTTCCTGATTTTTCAACAGGCATTAAAATCAATCAGATTTATGATGTATCTAAATTAGTTGCAAGATTGACTGGTGTGTACATTCAACCCAACAAGGCGATTGTTGGTGAAAATGCATTTGCTCATGAATCCGGGATACATTCTGATGGAATCATTAAAAATTCCGCTACTTATGAACCTATGACTCCTGAACTTGTTGGAAGGACTCGTAAGTTTATTATTGGTAAACATATGGGAACTCATGGTTTGAATTCCAGATTAAAGGAAATAGGTTTGGAAGTAAATGAAAGTCAGCTTAAACAGATATGTGATGATATTAAAGATTTGGCGGACATGGGAAAAACCGTCACTGATGTGGATTTGCAGGTAATAGCTGACAATGTTTTGGAAATTAATCATGAAGACCGTATTAAACTTGATGAGATTACTATTGTTTCCGGAAATAAGGTCATGCCTACTGCATCTGTTAAACTTATTGTAGATGGTGAGGAAATTTTAAATGCTGGTGTTGGTATTGGTCCTGTTGATGCTGCAATCAATGCAATCAAATCGTTAGGCATGTTCAAGGATATAGAGCTTATTGAGTATCACGTAGATTCTATCACTGGGGGTACAGATGCATTTATTGATGTAATTATCAAACTGCAAAAAGAGGATAATGTAGTGTCTGCTCGTGGTACTGAGGCGGATATTATTAATGCCAGTGTTAAGGCTTATATTGCCGGTGTAAATAGGTTGCTTAGGGATTAG